In Neorhodopirellula lusitana, a genomic segment contains:
- a CDS encoding type II secretion system protein — protein sequence MTLSSLSSPVPHRSSGSVVPSSSTPNSRGPVSLPTSPPQRQRPGFTLVELMVVIAIIGVLAAALVPAINGVISRAKVASIKLETGSIASAIDQYNLKYGDFPPDFSDKSVIDRHYRKLFSRMTTEESGLLDAIVGTGASFNPTIIDRAESLVWCLGGYSEDIQRPFTGPGGPLQWVGSGTYAAATSAERQTPANYQINTDRINKLFDFDTGRLTIDTDSVNAGAALSPTNRYLSTDDGDLFPTYRSREDGAPFVYFDSRTYAKEDATLGMNGYGGAGFGAIRPYISGSVENITTTGNFTSLPQAITSWQFMNPDTFQVISAGLDDNFGAANMFDPGEGTNRPAYYQYPSGSLIAPRLDVATPGDLIFTGVSKYQEGNLTSSANHFAPDNIANFSGGAMVDDIP from the coding sequence ATGACCCTCTCGTCACTCTCATCACCCGTCCCACATCGTTCCAGTGGCTCAGTGGTCCCGTCATCCAGCACCCCCAACTCCCGTGGTCCTGTGTCCCTGCCGACCTCCCCCCCTCAGCGTCAGCGTCCCGGCTTCACCCTGGTTGAGTTGATGGTGGTGATCGCGATCATCGGTGTCCTCGCGGCCGCATTGGTCCCCGCGATCAATGGCGTGATCAGCCGAGCAAAGGTGGCGTCCATTAAGTTGGAAACGGGGTCAATTGCATCGGCAATTGATCAATATAATTTGAAGTACGGTGACTTTCCGCCAGACTTCAGCGACAAGTCCGTTATTGACCGACACTACCGAAAGCTGTTCTCCCGGATGACTACGGAAGAGTCAGGGTTGCTGGACGCGATCGTGGGTACTGGAGCCTCATTCAACCCAACGATTATTGATCGTGCAGAGTCATTAGTGTGGTGCTTGGGTGGTTACAGCGAAGACATTCAGCGTCCCTTCACTGGCCCCGGCGGACCGTTGCAATGGGTTGGTAGCGGCACATACGCAGCCGCCACAAGCGCCGAGAGACAGACGCCTGCCAACTATCAGATCAACACCGATCGTATCAACAAGCTTTTTGATTTTGATACGGGGCGGCTGACGATCGATACGGATTCCGTCAATGCAGGAGCAGCTTTGAGCCCTACCAACCGTTATCTCTCCACCGACGATGGGGATTTGTTTCCCACTTACCGGTCTCGCGAAGACGGTGCTCCGTTCGTCTACTTCGATTCACGGACTTATGCAAAGGAAGACGCGACGCTGGGCATGAACGGCTACGGCGGAGCGGGGTTCGGGGCGATCCGTCCGTATATCTCCGGTTCAGTTGAGAATATCACGACGACCGGCAACTTCACGTCCTTGCCCCAAGCGATCACCTCATGGCAGTTTATGAACCCTGATACGTTCCAAGTGATCTCAGCAGGGCTTGATGATAATTTTGGTGCAGCGAACATGTTCGACCCGGGGGAAGGTACCAATCGCCCAGCCTACTACCAGTATCCGAGTGGAAGTCTCATCGCTCCACGTTTGGATGTCGCCACGCCTGGCGATCTGATCTTCACGGGTGTTTCGAAGTATCAAGAAGGAAACTTGACTAGCAGTGCCAATCACTTTGCACCGGACAACATTGCAAACTTCAGTGGTGGCGCAATGGTCGATGACATTCCTTGA
- a CDS encoding type II secretion system F family protein has protein sequence MPTYTFEAMNATGEEIRDEIEASNEDEAQTTIRQMGYFVTKIAVKKQAAGEAAAGGGKKRPFAMGGAKTKHICAFTRQLSILQDAGLPILRSLRILEQNQKPGKLKNSLMDVCDEIEGGATLSEAMAKCPKVFNRLYVNMIKAGEAGGALETILNRLADFLEASESLKRKVKGALIYPVIVVLVAALILTFIMIFIVPTFEKMFDDFGLTLPAPTQLLIAMSNYVAGYWFLLIAIPVCFMIIVKLMKKFKQGRIGFDMFIIRVPIFGSLIEKNILARTTRTLGTLISSGVPIMEALNITRETAGNAMFEKLYSKVSEAIREGEVIATPLREHSVLGFHPMAAFFWALFGSFPGIMVMSVALTSKGSKLDKDGMVENLTFMALYMIAAGMVLCVLFYLTKIQGRVVDDLVVNMVDVGEETGELDTMLYKVADTYDEEVAIMTDSLTALMEPLMIVFLGVAVGFIVISLFMPLVQLITGLT, from the coding sequence ATGCCAACTTATACCTTTGAAGCGATGAACGCGACCGGAGAAGAAATCCGGGACGAAATCGAAGCGTCGAATGAGGATGAAGCCCAAACCACCATCCGGCAGATGGGCTACTTCGTCACCAAGATCGCGGTTAAGAAACAAGCCGCTGGCGAGGCCGCAGCCGGGGGCGGGAAGAAACGCCCCTTCGCGATGGGCGGTGCCAAGACGAAGCACATCTGCGCGTTCACCCGCCAGCTCTCCATCCTGCAGGACGCCGGGCTGCCGATTTTGCGTTCACTTCGGATTCTGGAACAGAACCAGAAACCGGGCAAGCTGAAGAACTCTTTGATGGACGTGTGCGACGAGATCGAAGGCGGGGCGACGCTGTCCGAAGCGATGGCGAAATGCCCGAAGGTCTTCAATCGACTTTACGTCAACATGATCAAGGCCGGAGAGGCCGGGGGTGCGTTGGAAACCATCCTCAACCGGCTCGCCGACTTCCTGGAAGCCTCCGAGTCGCTTAAGCGGAAGGTCAAAGGGGCGTTGATCTATCCGGTCATCGTGGTCTTGGTCGCCGCATTGATCCTGACGTTCATCATGATCTTCATCGTGCCCACGTTCGAAAAGATGTTCGATGACTTCGGGCTGACCCTGCCCGCGCCGACGCAGTTGCTGATCGCGATGAGTAACTACGTGGCCGGTTACTGGTTCTTGCTGATCGCGATCCCGGTCTGTTTCATGATCATCGTCAAGCTGATGAAGAAATTCAAACAAGGTCGGATTGGCTTTGACATGTTTATCATCCGCGTGCCCATCTTCGGCTCGCTGATTGAAAAGAACATTCTGGCCCGGACCACACGGACACTCGGCACGCTGATCAGTTCCGGGGTCCCGATTATGGAGGCATTGAACATCACCCGCGAAACGGCGGGCAACGCGATGTTCGAAAAGCTGTACAGCAAGGTTTCCGAAGCGATTCGCGAAGGGGAAGTCATTGCGACACCATTGCGTGAACACAGCGTGCTCGGTTTCCACCCGATGGCCGCGTTCTTTTGGGCCCTGTTCGGCTCGTTCCCCGGCATCATGGTCATGAGCGTTGCGTTGACCAGTAAGGGCAGCAAGCTCGATAAGGACGGCATGGTCGAAAACCTGACGTTCATGGCGTTGTACATGATCGCCGCCGGGATGGTGCTCTGCGTGCTGTTCTACCTAACCAAAATTCAAGGCCGCGTCGTCGACGACTTGGTCGTCAACATGGTCGACGTCGGCGAAGAGACCGGTGAGCTCGACACGATGCTTTACAAGGTCGCCGACACGTACGACGAAGAAGTCGCGATTATGACCGACAGCCTGACCGCGTTGATGGAGCCACTGATGATCGTGTTCCTGGGGGTTGCGGTTGGTTTCATCGTGATCTCCCTGTTCATGCCATTGGTCCAGCTCATCACCGGATTGACTTAG
- a CDS encoding four helix bundle protein — protein sequence MHWTLNEVLLMGQTFEDLEIWKRGCRLAVATYEVLADAKDWGLRDQMQRAAVSVPSNIAEGYERTPKDFIRFLVIAKGSCAELRTQTYIAERVKLLPPDQCKPLIDESKQLSRMIQALINNRKQSLIT from the coding sequence ATGCACTGGACGTTGAACGAGGTTTTGTTGATGGGGCAGACATTTGAGGACCTGGAAATTTGGAAACGCGGTTGCCGTTTGGCTGTCGCAACCTACGAGGTCCTTGCGGATGCCAAAGACTGGGGCCTTCGAGATCAAATGCAACGAGCCGCCGTCAGTGTCCCGTCCAACATTGCTGAAGGTTACGAACGAACACCCAAGGACTTCATCCGTTTTTTGGTCATCGCCAAAGGCTCCTGTGCTGAACTGCGAACCCAAACCTACATCGCCGAACGAGTCAAACTATTGCCCCCAGATCAATGCAAACCACTGATCGACGAATCCAAACAACTGTCCCGAATGATCCAGGCCCTCATCAATAACCGTAAACAGAGCCTGATCACTTAG